A window of Aeromicrobium sp. A1-2 contains these coding sequences:
- a CDS encoding DEAD/DEAH box helicase, with protein sequence MPVAGPGERLWVLDVPYATQVDGAIWHPTLKAHLHVGRALPAYLAPYAPGPHTLGRFIENSLNPDHRTPSPEPTDELKPRRIQFEAADAIAARAMAGGRQFLLADEPGVGKTIAAVLGATAVGDLRGARRVLVVADRPAAITIGHWCRTITALGDGGLEWVVITWDRLDKVKDHTWDVIIADEAHALRRTTTKRWKLWARISGHGRPHDRAPFVIATTATPGHTPLELPYLAPAYAQVLGEPMQEWTSARQPGAVFATALERHGVGVEHGRYGATWTADPARRATDLKLVRGWLDEERPPAMLHRAATWGPVPISGMPVALTPAERTAYQADWGEFCREMDIARRGRNVAKGRAALLRFRQKASLIRVDSTVAWIAQQVHAERQVACSVEFVATAADPIAERLRDSGIEVATIYGRDRFDPEAERLRFQTGQAKVCVFTTVASISLHASETLSAGHRASPETRVGVFHQPRFSGIAARQVTGRTHRDHQVSPWHIAYAEGTVEEQIGKVMVERIAAASDTVGSDTTSLTALAQLLGADWLPPATLAEEGA encoded by the coding sequence TTGCCGGTCGCTGGGCCGGGGGAGCGCCTGTGGGTGCTCGACGTGCCCTACGCGACGCAGGTCGACGGCGCCATCTGGCATCCAACTCTCAAGGCCCACCTGCACGTCGGGCGCGCTTTGCCCGCGTACCTCGCGCCCTACGCTCCAGGTCCGCACACCCTCGGGCGGTTCATCGAGAACTCCCTCAACCCCGACCATCGGACGCCCAGTCCCGAGCCGACCGATGAGCTCAAGCCGCGAAGGATCCAGTTCGAAGCGGCTGATGCGATCGCGGCGCGGGCCATGGCGGGCGGGCGGCAGTTCCTGCTGGCCGACGAGCCCGGCGTGGGCAAGACGATCGCCGCGGTCCTTGGCGCGACGGCGGTGGGCGACCTCCGCGGCGCGCGACGAGTGCTCGTCGTCGCCGACCGACCGGCCGCGATCACGATCGGCCACTGGTGCCGCACCATCACGGCGCTGGGCGACGGCGGTCTGGAATGGGTCGTGATCACCTGGGACCGGCTCGACAAGGTCAAGGACCACACGTGGGACGTGATCATCGCCGACGAGGCGCACGCACTGCGACGTACGACGACGAAACGGTGGAAGCTCTGGGCGCGGATCTCGGGTCACGGGCGCCCACACGACAGGGCGCCGTTCGTCATCGCGACGACCGCGACGCCCGGTCACACGCCGCTCGAACTGCCCTACCTCGCGCCTGCCTATGCTCAGGTGCTCGGCGAGCCGATGCAGGAGTGGACCTCTGCCAGGCAGCCCGGGGCCGTGTTCGCCACCGCGCTCGAGCGTCACGGCGTGGGGGTGGAGCACGGACGCTACGGCGCGACGTGGACTGCCGATCCGGCCCGGCGTGCCACTGATCTCAAGCTGGTTCGCGGCTGGCTCGACGAGGAGCGGCCCCCGGCGATGCTGCACCGTGCCGCGACGTGGGGGCCGGTGCCGATCTCCGGCATGCCGGTAGCGCTCACACCGGCGGAGCGCACGGCCTACCAGGCCGACTGGGGCGAGTTCTGTCGGGAGATGGACATCGCCCGGCGCGGCCGCAACGTCGCGAAGGGTCGTGCCGCGCTGCTGCGCTTCCGGCAGAAGGCCAGCCTGATCCGCGTCGACTCGACCGTCGCCTGGATCGCCCAGCAAGTCCACGCGGAGCGACAAGTGGCGTGCTCGGTCGAGTTCGTCGCGACCGCCGCCGATCCCATCGCCGAACGGCTGCGTGACTCCGGTATCGAAGTCGCCACGATCTACGGCCGCGACCGGTTCGACCCCGAGGCCGAGCGGCTCCGGTTCCAGACCGGGCAGGCCAAGGTCTGCGTCTTCACCACGGTCGCCTCGATCAGCCTGCACGCCAGCGAGACCCTCAGCGCGGGCCACCGGGCGAGCCCCGAGACTCGGGTCGGCGTCTTCCACCAGCCCCGCTTCTCAGGCATCGCCGCACGGCAGGTCACCGGCCGCACCCACCGCGACCACCAGGTCTCGCCGTGGCACATCGCCTACGCCGAGGGCACGGTCGAGGAGCAGATCGGCAAGGTGATGGTGGAGCGCATCGCCGCCGCCTCCGACACGGTGGGAAGCGACACCACCAGCCTCACCGCCCTCGCCCAGCTTCTCGGGGCCGACTGGCTGCCGCCCGCGACCTTGGCCGAGGAAGGCGCCTGA
- a CDS encoding toxin-antitoxin system, toxin protein, HicA family: MKGGIDYFGEPRTTGGSHAVFKMPWAGDPRVNIQDDKGKAKSYQVIQVLAAIDKIDSEGKQS; the protein is encoded by the coding sequence CTGAAAGGAGGCATCGACTACTTCGGAGAACCACGCACCACCGGTGGCTCACACGCAGTATTCAAGATGCCTTGGGCCGGCGATCCGAGGGTCAACATCCAAGATGACAAAGGCAAAGCGAAGTCCTACCAGGTAATCCAAGTCCTTGCGGCAATCGACAAGATCGACAGTGAAGGGAAGCAATCATGA
- a CDS encoding CaiB/BaiF CoA-transferase family protein — translation MTNSSNKPAASGPLHGVRVVELVGIGPGPFAAMLLADLGADVIRIDRPGGNAMQVSQPDKDILGRGRPSAAVNLKDPRGVELVLDLIEQADILIEGFRPGVTERLGLGPEACHARNPALIYGRMTGWGQDGPLALTAGHDINYISVAGALDPIGRAGGPPQIPLNLVGDFAGGSMYLVTGVLAALMHSRATGEGQIVDAAITDGAAHLLAMPMTMQQSGAWNPERGTNLLDSGAPFYDVYETADGRWMSVGGLEPQFYAAMEQVLAIDDLPDRYDPAQWPALRAILAEAFATKSQAEWTALFDGTDACVAPVVPMHEAAQHPHNLARGTYVEHEGLVQAAPAPRFSQTPATLTTPPARAGANTTEALTAWGITDIDRLISDGVAVQAN, via the coding sequence GTGACCAATTCTTCGAACAAGCCGGCTGCGTCCGGACCACTCCACGGCGTGCGGGTGGTCGAGCTCGTTGGCATCGGCCCGGGCCCGTTCGCGGCGATGCTGCTGGCCGACCTCGGTGCCGACGTCATCCGGATCGACCGTCCCGGCGGCAACGCGATGCAGGTCTCCCAGCCGGACAAGGACATTCTCGGGCGCGGCCGCCCGTCGGCGGCGGTCAACCTGAAGGATCCGCGTGGCGTCGAGCTCGTGCTCGACCTGATCGAGCAGGCCGACATCCTGATCGAGGGATTCCGCCCGGGCGTCACCGAGCGGTTGGGGCTCGGCCCGGAGGCGTGCCACGCCCGCAACCCCGCGCTGATCTACGGCCGGATGACGGGCTGGGGCCAGGACGGTCCGCTCGCGCTGACCGCCGGCCACGACATCAACTACATCTCGGTCGCCGGAGCGCTCGACCCGATCGGTCGTGCCGGCGGACCGCCGCAGATCCCGCTCAACCTGGTCGGCGACTTCGCCGGCGGCTCGATGTACCTCGTGACCGGGGTGCTCGCCGCCCTGATGCACTCGCGTGCCACCGGCGAGGGGCAGATCGTGGACGCCGCGATCACCGACGGCGCGGCTCACCTGCTCGCGATGCCCATGACGATGCAGCAGAGCGGTGCCTGGAATCCCGAGCGCGGCACCAACCTGCTCGACTCCGGCGCCCCGTTCTACGACGTGTACGAGACCGCCGACGGGCGGTGGATGTCGGTCGGTGGGCTCGAGCCGCAGTTCTACGCCGCGATGGAGCAGGTGCTCGCGATCGACGACCTGCCCGATCGCTACGACCCGGCCCAGTGGCCGGCCCTGCGCGCGATCCTCGCCGAAGCGTTCGCGACGAAGTCACAGGCCGAGTGGACCGCGCTGTTCGACGGGACCGACGCCTGTGTCGCACCGGTCGTGCCGATGCACGAGGCTGCGCAGCACCCGCACAACCTCGCGCGTGGCACGTACGTCGAGCACGAAGGTCTCGTGCAGGCTGCTCCGGCGCCGCGGTTCTCGCAGACACCCGCGACCTTGACGACACCCCCGGCTCGAGCCGGCGCCAACACCACCGAGGCGTTGACCGCCTGGGGCATCACCGACATCGACCGGCTCATCTCAGACGGCGTCGCCGTCCAGGCCAACTGA
- a CDS encoding MarR family winged helix-turn-helix transcriptional regulator, with translation MVCVSCLTCMNVCQNTDMSQGGVGIDLETSLGYLLKEASSALRQAMEAVLRPLEMTVTHYSCLELLAQRPGLSNSELARGAFVTRQSMNVLLQSLERGGDVSRSAEPPVGKVRPTRLTPQGRRSLAKATAAVRSVEVRMLGGMTPADQSAAFTILQSMIHSLRNENESA, from the coding sequence ATGGTTTGTGTCAGTTGCCTGACATGCATGAATGTATGTCAGAATACTGACATGAGTCAAGGCGGTGTCGGCATCGACCTGGAGACATCACTGGGATACCTGCTGAAAGAGGCGTCAAGTGCCCTCCGCCAAGCTATGGAGGCGGTGCTGCGGCCACTGGAGATGACGGTGACGCACTACTCCTGCCTCGAGTTGCTGGCTCAGCGCCCCGGGTTGTCCAACTCCGAGCTTGCGCGAGGGGCGTTCGTGACGAGGCAGTCGATGAACGTGCTGCTACAGAGCTTGGAACGAGGCGGAGACGTGTCCAGGTCGGCAGAGCCGCCCGTAGGGAAAGTCCGTCCCACGCGGCTCACGCCCCAGGGGCGGCGAAGCCTCGCGAAGGCGACTGCTGCGGTCCGATCCGTCGAGGTCAGAATGCTGGGAGGCATGACGCCAGCCGATCAGTCGGCTGCGTTCACGATCCTGCAGAGCATGATCCACTCACTGAGAAACGAGAACGAGAGCGCATAG
- a CDS encoding pyridoxamine 5'-phosphate oxidase family protein, whose translation MSEPVQLSYWQCESILRAEVLGRIAFSAPDGPHIVPINYSVVDETIIVRTSPDSLLAAHGCGVTVAFEVDYINHAHRRGCSVVARGETEVVTDPAVAAHIHRVWEPRPWVGGTRPLLLRLRWSELSGRQLDPSWDPLSEVPVRRTESRPR comes from the coding sequence ATGTCCGAGCCCGTGCAACTCAGCTATTGGCAGTGCGAATCGATCCTTCGTGCCGAGGTTCTGGGGCGCATCGCGTTCTCTGCACCGGACGGCCCGCACATCGTGCCGATCAACTATTCGGTGGTCGATGAAACGATCATCGTGCGCACCTCGCCGGACAGCCTCCTAGCCGCTCATGGTTGCGGCGTCACAGTTGCCTTCGAGGTCGACTACATCAACCACGCTCACCGTCGTGGTTGCAGCGTCGTGGCCCGTGGTGAGACCGAAGTCGTGACGGATCCGGCCGTGGCGGCGCACATTCACCGGGTGTGGGAGCCGCGACCGTGGGTCGGCGGCACGCGGCCCTTGCTCCTCCGACTTCGATGGAGTGAGCTGAGCGGACGCCAACTGGATCCCAGTTGGGATCCGCTGTCCGAAGTGCCGGTACGCCGGACTGAAAGCCGACCTCGCTGA
- a CDS encoding VOC family protein, whose translation MPATGPDFISLQARDLAASQAFYEKYLGLVRSQAGPPHAVVFETKPITFALRDVVPGTDLASVAQPGIGAAIWFHATDVQDIHDALVADGHTIVSGPIDGPFGRTFTFADPDGYQVTLHDRS comes from the coding sequence ATGCCCGCCACTGGCCCCGACTTCATCTCCCTGCAAGCTCGCGACCTCGCCGCTTCGCAGGCGTTCTACGAGAAGTACCTCGGCCTCGTGCGATCTCAGGCGGGCCCTCCTCACGCCGTCGTCTTCGAGACGAAGCCGATCACGTTCGCTCTCCGCGACGTCGTTCCTGGCACCGATCTCGCGTCCGTCGCTCAGCCCGGTATCGGTGCCGCGATCTGGTTCCATGCCACCGATGTCCAGGACATTCACGATGCCCTCGTCGCTGACGGCCACACCATCGTCTCTGGGCCTATCGACGGCCCTTTCGGCCGGACGTTCACCTTCGCCGACCCCGACGGATACCAAGTCACTCTCCACGACCGTTCATGA
- a CDS encoding YdeI family protein: MTGQQAGPETPGRMGGSPERPARFFDSPEEFGAWLALHHDTETVLWMGLNKKGVADRGLTWEQAVVEALCWGWIDSVAQRIDEESRRQRWTPRKKTSHWSRVNLALVERLRAEGRMQPSGLAIWEQRSREEAPYSHERPWAGLPDSYAEALAGSPAATAFWQASTATYRKVCAVWVTSAKQEATRARRMTQLIECCAEGMLVPNQRYGDTPRWVERAAAAAAQAQ; the protein is encoded by the coding sequence ATGACAGGTCAACAGGCAGGGCCCGAGACTCCGGGTCGGATGGGCGGCTCACCCGAGCGGCCCGCGCGGTTCTTCGACAGCCCCGAGGAGTTCGGTGCCTGGCTGGCACTGCACCACGACACCGAGACTGTGCTGTGGATGGGCTTGAACAAGAAGGGCGTGGCGGATCGGGGCCTGACCTGGGAGCAAGCGGTTGTCGAGGCGCTGTGCTGGGGATGGATCGACTCAGTCGCGCAGCGCATCGACGAGGAGTCCCGGCGGCAGCGCTGGACCCCTCGCAAGAAGACGTCCCACTGGAGCCGGGTCAATCTCGCTCTTGTCGAGAGGCTGCGGGCCGAGGGGCGGATGCAACCGAGCGGGTTGGCGATCTGGGAGCAGCGCAGCCGCGAGGAGGCGCCGTACAGCCACGAGCGACCTTGGGCCGGACTGCCGGACTCGTACGCCGAGGCACTGGCCGGATCACCGGCGGCCACGGCCTTCTGGCAAGCCTCGACCGCGACCTACCGCAAGGTCTGCGCCGTCTGGGTGACCTCCGCCAAGCAGGAGGCCACCCGCGCCCGCCGGATGACGCAGCTGATCGAGTGTTGCGCCGAAGGCATGCTCGTGCCGAACCAACGCTACGGAGACACTCCGAGGTGGGTGGAGCGAGCCGCGGCCGCCGCGGCACAAGCGCAATGA
- a CDS encoding alpha/beta fold hydrolase — MHSELVYTRKGSGEPLVLIHGIGHRRQAWDPVFEQLATKYDVIAVDLAGFGESPAYPAGIKYDMHGACDNLAANFAAWGIDRPHVVGNSLGGAIALELGARNLARSVTALSPAGFFGIVNKLQTFVLLIMLRVSSLLPAGALRFTSNRAWGRRLAGGSLYTRPQRFTPEQVYGDALALKNCTGFERTIVSGIRYAFHQRLAVPTTIAWGTRDLILPYSSSAIAQERLPEAQHVALPHCGHVPMIDDPELIVRVIDQTVAAATDSAARVA, encoded by the coding sequence ATGCACTCCGAACTCGTCTATACCCGCAAGGGTTCTGGTGAGCCCCTCGTGCTCATCCACGGCATTGGGCATCGCCGGCAGGCCTGGGACCCGGTCTTCGAGCAGCTCGCGACCAAGTACGACGTCATCGCGGTCGACCTCGCAGGCTTCGGAGAGTCCCCGGCGTACCCCGCGGGCATCAAGTACGACATGCACGGCGCCTGCGACAACCTGGCCGCCAACTTCGCCGCATGGGGCATCGACCGACCGCACGTCGTCGGCAACTCGCTGGGTGGTGCGATCGCGCTCGAGCTCGGCGCTCGCAACCTGGCCCGATCGGTCACCGCGCTGAGCCCGGCCGGATTCTTCGGCATCGTCAACAAGCTGCAGACCTTCGTGCTCCTGATCATGCTGCGGGTCAGCAGCCTGCTGCCTGCGGGTGCACTGCGATTCACGTCGAACCGGGCCTGGGGCCGCAGACTCGCCGGCGGCTCGCTCTACACGCGCCCCCAGCGCTTCACCCCCGAGCAGGTCTACGGCGACGCCCTCGCGCTCAAGAACTGCACGGGCTTCGAACGGACGATCGTCTCGGGCATCCGCTACGCCTTTCACCAGCGCCTCGCAGTGCCGACGACCATTGCCTGGGGCACCCGCGACCTGATCCTGCCGTACAGCTCCTCGGCGATCGCGCAGGAACGCCTGCCCGAGGCGCAGCACGTCGCGCTCCCGCATTGCGGCCACGTGCCGATGATCGACGATCCGGAGCTGATCGTCCGGGTCATCGACCAGACCGTGGCAGCAGCGACGGACTCGGCCGCGCGCGTCGCCTGA
- a CDS encoding acyl-CoA dehydrogenase family protein, which produces MQRGIFEADHEAFRDTVRTFCEKEIAPHHDQWEKDSIVPRELWEKAGELGILGFMMPEEFGGGGMNDFRFNAVISEELIRVGASGVGFVLHTDLVSGYLLSYATEEQKQRWLPKFCTGEMITGIAMTEPGTGSDLQAIQTTAVRDGDHYVVNGAKTFISNGILADMVIVAVKTDPEAGAMGVSLIAVERGMEGFERGRNLDKMGLKAQDTAELFFDNVRVPVANLIGEEGKGFIYLMEKLPQERLAISVGAMAATRAIIDMTLDYVKERTAFGKPIGSFQNSRFVLAELETEMQIGQAFVDKSIVALSKGELTIEEAAMGKWWTTELQNKAAAKCLQLHGGYGFMSEYPISKAYTDSRIQTIYGGTTEIMKEIIGRTMGL; this is translated from the coding sequence ATGCAGCGAGGAATTTTCGAGGCCGACCACGAGGCCTTCCGCGACACCGTCCGCACATTCTGCGAGAAGGAGATCGCCCCGCACCACGACCAGTGGGAGAAGGACAGCATCGTCCCGCGCGAACTGTGGGAGAAGGCCGGCGAGCTGGGCATCCTGGGCTTCATGATGCCCGAGGAGTTCGGCGGAGGCGGCATGAACGACTTCCGTTTCAACGCCGTGATCTCCGAGGAGCTCATCCGGGTCGGCGCGAGCGGCGTCGGTTTCGTCCTGCACACCGACCTGGTGTCGGGCTACCTGCTGTCGTACGCGACGGAGGAGCAGAAGCAGCGCTGGCTGCCGAAGTTCTGCACCGGCGAGATGATCACCGGGATCGCGATGACGGAGCCCGGCACCGGCTCGGACCTGCAGGCGATCCAGACCACTGCGGTCCGCGACGGCGACCACTACGTCGTCAACGGCGCCAAGACCTTCATCTCCAACGGCATCCTGGCCGACATGGTCATCGTCGCGGTCAAGACCGACCCCGAGGCCGGCGCCATGGGCGTCTCGCTGATCGCCGTCGAGCGCGGCATGGAGGGCTTCGAGCGCGGTCGCAACCTCGACAAGATGGGTCTCAAGGCGCAGGACACCGCCGAGCTCTTCTTCGACAACGTCCGCGTGCCGGTCGCCAACCTGATCGGTGAAGAGGGCAAGGGCTTCATCTACCTGATGGAGAAGCTGCCGCAGGAGCGCCTCGCGATCTCGGTCGGCGCGATGGCCGCGACCCGCGCGATCATCGACATGACGCTGGACTACGTCAAGGAGCGCACCGCGTTCGGCAAGCCGATCGGCTCGTTCCAGAACTCGCGCTTCGTGCTGGCCGAGCTCGAGACCGAGATGCAGATCGGCCAGGCGTTCGTCGACAAGAGCATCGTCGCGCTGAGCAAGGGCGAGCTGACCATCGAGGAAGCGGCGATGGGCAAGTGGTGGACGACCGAGCTGCAGAACAAGGCGGCCGCCAAATGCCTCCAGCTGCATGGCGGCTACGGCTTCATGTCGGAGTACCCGATCTCCAAGGCGTACACCGACAGCCGGATCCAGACGATCTACGGCGGTACGACCGAGATCATGAAGGAGATCATCGGTCGCACGATGGGCCTCTGA
- a CDS encoding ABC transporter ATP-binding protein, translated as MNLTVRSQEQWALIGPNGAGKTTLLNLCGAVNHPTRGTVHVLGKQLGRVDIRELRRDIGFVNPRHALNSNLSVEDVVLTGATGTIETLPRWTPSEAERDRAALLMKQFGVDAASSPHWFTMSQGERGRTLIARALMPDPPLLLLDEPCTGLDVAAREQFLATLDELRRSHPETSTVMVTHHFEELPRTTTHAALIRGGKVVAAGHVDDVLTTSLVSECFDHPIRISRADGRWAATAG; from the coding sequence GTGAATCTGACGGTTCGGAGTCAGGAGCAATGGGCCCTGATAGGGCCGAATGGTGCCGGCAAGACGACGTTGCTCAACCTGTGCGGCGCGGTCAACCATCCGACCCGCGGCACAGTTCACGTCCTCGGCAAACAGCTCGGCCGCGTCGATATTCGTGAGCTTCGGCGGGACATCGGTTTCGTCAACCCGCGGCATGCGCTGAACTCCAACCTCTCGGTCGAGGATGTCGTGCTGACGGGCGCGACCGGCACGATCGAGACCCTGCCTCGCTGGACACCGAGTGAGGCCGAGAGGGATCGAGCTGCTCTGTTGATGAAGCAGTTCGGCGTCGACGCCGCGAGCTCGCCGCACTGGTTCACGATGTCGCAGGGCGAGCGCGGTCGCACCCTGATCGCCCGGGCGCTGATGCCCGATCCACCGCTGCTCCTGCTGGACGAACCATGCACCGGTCTCGACGTCGCCGCTCGCGAGCAGTTTCTTGCGACGCTGGACGAGCTGCGACGCTCGCACCCCGAAACCTCGACGGTGATGGTGACACACCACTTCGAAGAACTCCCACGCACCACGACGCACGCGGCCCTCATTCGCGGTGGAAAGGTCGTCGCGGCCGGTCACGTCGACGACGTCCTGACCACCAGCCTGGTCAGCGAGTGCTTCGACCACCCGATTCGCATCTCACGCGCGGACGGCCGGTGGGCTGCTACAGCAGGCTGA
- a CDS encoding type II toxin-antitoxin system HicB family antitoxin, which yields MSKVAERPSLADRFSYSVSWSADDEGFVATVAEFPSLSWIDGDRRAAEDGLVALVAEVLEDMGQSGEPAPEPFGQRTFSGKFNLRLPVGLHRELALKAEREQQSLNTYVVSLLARRA from the coding sequence ATGAGCAAGGTCGCAGAAAGGCCGAGCCTCGCGGATCGGTTCTCGTACTCGGTCAGCTGGTCGGCCGATGACGAGGGGTTCGTGGCAACGGTCGCTGAGTTCCCGTCCCTGTCATGGATCGACGGAGATCGCCGAGCAGCAGAAGACGGCCTAGTCGCTCTGGTCGCCGAGGTGCTCGAAGACATGGGTCAGTCTGGTGAACCAGCACCCGAACCCTTTGGTCAAAGGACCTTCTCTGGCAAGTTCAACCTGCGGCTGCCAGTTGGGCTGCACCGAGAACTGGCTCTGAAAGCGGAACGCGAACAGCAGAGCTTGAACACCTACGTTGTCAGCCTGCTGGCTCGGCGCGCTTAG